CCTGATGCCGATGATGACCAAGATTTGGATCCCGAACATCTCGGTATTACGTTCCACCTTATCAAGTTTATCGAATTGTCAAGTTAACTAGTAAACACTTTAGAAGTGTAGCCCCCAAGTTGAGTTCGTGGTTTTCCCAGTAAAAAGTTTACTATGCTTAGCTTGGCCCCACAACTGTAGTTGAATTCTAGACTTTAATTACCTTGAACCTAATCGTAATTTTCATGCTTTTAAGTTTGTTCGTGTGATTTGGTGAATGATATTATCTGAAAATTTCTCAGATGAGGCTGATGATTCTGCGCATACGTTCACTGGTCATACTGGTAACCTTTCtaactctcttttctttcttatttaaatttttttaaaaaggtgATTATTCTATTGTAGGCAATAATGGTTGCAAGGGAATTTATGGtgattgtgtgtgtgtgtgtggttTTTTTACTTCTTGTGCAGGGGAGTTGTATTCAGTTGCATGCAGCCCAAGCGATGCAAGGTTGGTGGCAACAGGGGGTGGTGATGACACAGGATTTCTCTGGAAGATCGGCGATGGAGTTTGGGCTTCTGAGCTAAAAGGTATTTCCATAACACTAGAAAGATGATTGTGTGAAGCTTGAtgttgtggtgcttatgtacaTTTTACTTTGTTGTTAATTCTATGCAGGTCATAATGATTCTGTATCTAGTTTAGCTTTTAGCCACAATGGACAGTTTCTTGCATCCGGAAGTTTAGATGGAATTGTTCAAGTATGGGATGTTTTTGGAAATCTGAAAGGCACACTGGAAGGTCCTGGAGGGGGAATTGAGGTGAGAGAGGTTGCTCGCTTTATTGTTTGTTATTGTGTGTGATTACGAGAATTAATTCATTGTGATATCTTTCAGTGGCTCAGGTGGCATCCGAGAGGACACATACTCTTAGCTGGTTCTGAGGATTCCACTGTTTGGATGTGGAATGCTGAAAGAGCTGCTTTTCTTAATATGTTTGCTGGTCACGGAGCTAGCGTGACCTGCGGTGATTTTACTCCTGATGGTAATATCATCTTTTCTTCTTGGTGCATTTTCTTCTATAAGTTTGTATTTATGTTACGCATGTTTTAAAATCCTTCAATTTCGTTTTACTTGGTGCCTTAGGGAAAATAATATGTACTGGTTCAGATGATGCAACTCTGAGAGTATGGAATCCAAAGAGTGGAGAAAACATTCATGTTGTGCGGGGTATGTAAATCTAACCCCTTTTTCTTGCTTCTATTTTTGTGTAGCCTTGTAAACTATGATTTACAGGTCATCCGTATCATACTGAGGGACTAACTTGCTTGTCAATAAGTTCATCGTCAACCCTTGTCCTTACTGGTTCCAAGGACGGATCTGCCCATATTGTGAATATCTCTACTGGGAAGGTATGCATTATTAGCTTTTGCTGTGTTTGATATCCCTACACTGTTTTCATCAATCAacttgtcttgtgtgtctttgTTTCAGTTTATGATCTCTCAATAACTTGATAAAGCTTTTGGCCATGTAATAAAgtaatgttttaaaattttattcatgtGGTTTCCATTTTCATAAGTTTAAGCGTGCTACTTAACTCCTTTGAGCTAATAGTTGCTCAAAGCAAAATTTGATCATAAATTCTTCTTATCCAGTTAATGATGCCAAATACATTCATCCAATGTATGATAACCTCCAATGTCAATCAAAATTATTTGATTGGATACGAAACTTGATGGAATATTTTGGTCTGCCCATGAAGTCATACTCAATATGGCCTCTCAACGGCTAAAGGGAACCATCCTGTCAAAATATATAGGAGTATCACATAAAAAAGAATTGAGAAAGACCAGTTCCTCacaattatttgtttatttacaTGAAATGAAATTATATCTTTCACAATAGGAAGGAGGGATGCTCTATTTGACATCAACTTTAAGCTAGTTGCTAGCTTATTATGTCTCCAGATTGGCACGTTGTGTTATGCTTGGATATATGAGATTTTAGGTATTTGGTTGATTAGTTTatggaaattgatttattagAAATGTGCCTTGGTGATTTTCTTCCCTAGCAACTAGCAAGATGACAAACTTGGACAATCTTTGATTCAACTGTATTTGGCTTTCTTGAAAGTATAGTTCTTTGAAAGTTGTCCTTGCATAATTAGCCCAGTAGTAATGGTGTAACTTAGAAGAATCTAATCCTGAACACTTTCAACACTTTCTGCAAGCtctaagaaaaatgagtattgTGGTTGACAGGTTATTAATTCCGCGCCTCTTCATTCAGATTCCATTGAATGTGTTGGTTTTGCGCCAAGGTATGTGTTAACCTTTTGTGGCCTGTGTTTGTGCAGTGTTGCACCTTATGTTTTATTTGATTGGAAATAATTGAGTGGACAATAACTTACTCCGGACAAAGAATTGTTGTTAACATGTAAAGTAAAATCTGTGATCATTAAATAACACAAAGCAAAGTGCTTTGACATGGTTTCTAGTGTATCGCAGTTTTCAGACATAATTCCATCTTATGTTCAAGGAATGATGGACCACAAAAGATCTTAAATCTTGCTTAAGtatgaatattttatattttatagtgGTGGTGGAGATATGAATATCTGATGTGCTGCTGGTCATTGTTGTCATATATGTGAACCATAAAGTAACTTTGTTCATTAAAATTGTGATAGTGATTCCTGGGCTGCAATTGGGAGTTTGGATAAAAAACTTGTCATCTGGGATATAGAGCATTCCTTATCTCGTGCCACTTGTAACCATGAGGTTTGTATGAATTGTTCTTTGTGCAAATGGCAAGCTCGTATATCTAGGAACTAACCGAGCTCTGGTTGCAAGCATACTTCAGcttgaaattttaaattgttattgCATGTCTGATAGAAGAAATGATGTGAACAGGATGGAGTGACATGTTTGGTGTGGCTTGATGCTTCGTATTTGGCCACTGGATGCGTGGATGGAAAAGTAAGATTATGGGATAGCCGGTCCGGTGAATGCACAAACACATTCAGGGGGCACGAAGATGCCATTCAATCTCTCTGTGTGTCTGCTGATCACAATTACCTTGTCTCGGCTTCAATGGATGGAACAGCTCGCGTCTTTGAGCTTGGCCgaagattttttctttttattatttgtggGAGGAGTTAAAAGAAGTTTAAATATTTACATTTGTGTATCCTATGGTTTTGATTGAGATGCCAATTCAAAAGATAAAGGAATGCAATCCTGAAAATTGCTTTTGAAAGAATCTTAAGATACTAATTTTGCTCTAGAAAATTTAGGACTTAAAGCTATTGTCTAGGATTATTAGAATGGAAGTAgttgaaatttttaaagtaaagaaagaaaactATGGAATGTATCAATATACGAGACGTTCAAAGTTAAAGTAGTCTAGTTTAGCATATGTTATTATATTGTGTTATAAGTTAGTCTTGCATTGTCGTTCAAGTCATGAAGGTTTTTTCTCCCCTACTAATAGGGGTGTTTGCGGTGCAGTGTAGATCGGTTGAGGTAAAAAGCCATCTTATCCGAATATTTATTTCATATGCAGTGCGGTTTGAATTGTATTACTTTTGTATTACTTTTTCTAGACAATTCGATCCAATTTCAAGTAGTgcaatttgaattgaatttgtggtttttcaaataataattctAGCAACAAGAAATAAGTCTCAATGCAAATATACATCTAATATATCAAGtctaaataaaatatagattcaacatataaagaaaattaacgtaacaaatcttaataaaaacataacataGTCAtccataataacaaaaataaaatcatcatAAACAGGCTTGAAGTTGAGAGGTGGAGCACAACTCAGATTCAAAGCACTCCCTAAGATCAACTGGAAATGAATTGGATCGAATAACTTGGCACAGCTTGGAACctataattaaaaagtaaaaaaaaaaactcaaatatcatAATCACCATTACTAATAATTAAGGTCTTGATTGAAAATATGTAATGCTGATTAGTACTTAGTAgttcaaatttaataaatatccCTAATAGAGTTAAATGTTTTCCGTCCCTTGGCAAGTTGCACTCATCTTTCTCCtacacaacaaaaataaataagaaggtGAATTCTACTCTACTCTTTCTTTCTAAAATAAAGGATAAATTACCTCTTGTGATATATACAGtaattattgataaattattCTTCTGCCAGAATTCCAAGATTCATGTTAAtcgttattttttcttttattttcaattgacACTATGTTTCTTTTGAAACTTGATAACAATGTATTTTCATCATCCCCACCAAATCCACCTCTTCTCCAATTTTAAAACCATAATTCCTCTCAAATCCAATCACCATTTCTAATCAATTAGGTTAGGATTTTGAACTTGTTCTTACGCTTTTAATCTCTAATTTCAACGAGCACATCTATCAATTTTCCAGCTCTCTCCTTCCTAAGATTTTCTTcctagtatttttttaaaaatttagccaGATCAACAATGGTACTCCTCTTCAGGTAACCAACCCCCATAGTCTTGTATAACTATATAACAAAAACAAACCAAAATATTAGTTAGTCATAAAAACAATGAGTCAATAATTaccattttaggatttttattatttgaataatgATTGAAAGATAAtttaagagaaattgaagataaaaaaataaaatactttggCGTCCCCATTCACGCATCAATTATCAtcatttttaactaatatatcACAAATTTCTATCAGTTTTTTAGCTTTTtcgtttttaggattttatagCGATCGTATTAGAGATAGCAATTAGATTTGACGATCTTATTCGAACTTTGGAACTCTGGTTGAAAGACAATTTATCAATAATCACTATATATACCACAAGGGATAATTTACCCTTTATTTTAGAGAGGACATGGTAGAGTTCACCtaaaaattttcgaattgcattaAATATACCTTGagaactaaattttaaaaaaatttaggactAATCCAACCATAATGCATGATAAATatgtttgatttgcttgtgttaaAGGTTATTCTTGTGAAGTTATTCTTGAATTGGTCATaatctttttgaaaaattagtcgtTAGGAGTaaatttgatgcaaataaaaaacttttaggacaaaattgaaacaaaataaaatttaggagtatttttgaaaattttaacaaattttaaggacaaaaaaatacaacaatGGAGGATAAAAAGGTAAAGCTATTTGGGTAAATGAGTTAAAATGAAGTAAATgcctcaatcatgtaaatgTACTCATACACAAAATATAAGATATaaagaattaaacaaatcaaatatcctaattatagaaagagaataacacacaagaatgaaaatagtggTTAATGTGATACAATCACACAttaaagctcaaatctcacaaggttGTGTGTTCTAACTCTCATCTATGTTCCATAATAtttttcaagcaagtttaataaaaaagatcCAACTCAAATTAATGGAATGccctataaaaaaatatcttgaaaattaattattttgactaagcttattaacCGATTTGCACATTATTCAATTACAACTAAAAGCTAATATAGAtacaaaccaaaataaaatagtgCAAAGCTAAAAAAATACTCAAAATAGTAAAATACTAACAAATATCTAGAAAgcataataaaaatcaaaatgtaagtgtttgaaatgaaaaattttcacCCAACAATCGACTTCTGGTCGCTCAACCTTCCCATACTTAAAAATATGCACGGTCCTTCGTGCAATCAAGACAATGCTAGAGTTCTACACGactccaccttcagctggtggatctcgCTTCTCCTCCGAGAGGGTCTTTGGTTAATACGGTGGATCGGTTgtgatgatggtggtggtggtgctgcTAAGAGGCATTCTCTCCCTTCTCTATCCATTGCGGcatgttctttcttttgcttttcttgttGCTTATGATTACTCATCctaaaaaatatagaacaaaaTATATTAAGACACGTAAATTCTAAGACAAGGAAGCATAGATTGCCATAATAaggtaataattattaaaataaagtgAATTAACCAGTTTGTGACATTGATGAAAGCAAGTATGTGAATTCTAAGTTTACGCGTGGTTTATAACTCATGCACTAGCACTTGAAAGTTATGTCACAACTTCACAAAGTACACATATACTCACTTATTTTAATGTGCCTAAGATGCTTTAAAGATAAATATGCAAGTTAAAGcaacaagaaattaacaagaagtATAAGAACTTAGGCGAATAACCAAGCAATTGTGAAGTGGGAGgaggaaagaaaattaattggATGTGTGAGTAAAATTATGAAACAAAGTCAACTAGAAATCACACTCCAATCAATAACATCAATCAAAGTTAATTGCATTGCCTATTTAACTAAAAAGTATAGGAACACGGTTGCTATGTACttaggaaaagaaaagaggttAGTTGAAAAAGAGTCAGTTATCATGTAACATAGCAAACATGACCCTTAGAACTTGAAAATTTTCGAGAAGGGTAAGAATAAGCAAGCTCATAATCCAACTTCACAAATCATGCATTATGTCAAAATGAATGATTTAAAGTATGTGTAGtgcacataataaaaaaaataagaatcaaCATGTCATCAAAGAATTAGCATAAGCAATTGATGAtgaataaacaagaaaaattttaaaacaaagcaTAAACAATCATCAATGCTTTCAAACACTAATATTGCAAGATTAATATGAAAAATGGAATGTTCCACGCTTAATGTAACTCAAACCAATTAAGCATAAAGAAAGTGAAGCATATGAGTTACATAGGTTAAATGTGTCAAACTAGCAATAATATGCAAAAGAAACCTCAAACATGTAAAATGTGCAATTTTTTGTCACATAGAGATTGAAAACAGTTACTTCAATGCATTTAGATAAAATTCTAGGAAAACACGCCTTGAAGCAAGAGATTGAccaaaaaattttcattaaaaagcTTTTGAGGCCATTTGATAGTCATTTGGTATGCAAGGTCACGTCAACACAGAATATCGTCAATAAGGACCTTGCAACACCAATTCCCAAAATGTAGTCCAATAAAACAAAAGCAACAAGGTATCTCAGGATAATAGTAGTAAACCGTAATTCATGCAACTAGAAAATTAATCAATTGGGCTTAGCATAGTTTCACAGCAATTCTAGTATAGTGACACACACTTTTATCATAATACCTCAGCTAAATTGACAGTCATATTAAGAATGAACAATACAAAACAAATCAACCAATTCTAGTAGCAAATTCagaaaaatagtaagaaaacAGTGAATCCATCATCAACCATCAGACTCAGAATAATTTCAAACACATTACAGTAATAATGCAAAATCTATGAAACTAAATCAAACCAACAACAACTAACAGTAACTAATTTGACAACCTAAAATCAACTAATCAGCAAACCAATCTAACTAAACAGAAttactaaaactaaactaaccAAGCAAGATTAAACTAActcaaaagaaaataaggaaaagaaaattttttttaacaaaacctGGACGCAAACAAGAACAGGGCAGAAAAGAATGGAACACGGGACTGTGATAGAGAAGAAgataaacaaagaagaagaagaagaagaatggtgTGCGAGTGGAATTAGGGCTTTGCACAAATGGGatgtttattttgaatttgtgtgTACGCATcttccatgcgtacgcatgaattGGTACAAAATGGGGGTTGTGCGTATGCATCTACCATGTGTACTCATGGGTTGACAAGCATTTCACATTGATGCTTATGCATGGTGTACGCACAAAACCATTTCAGTTTTGGTTTGGCATCGTACGTACGCATAGTAAGGGTGTTCAAAACCGATCTAATCCGAACAAAACCGACCAACCGAACAAAAAAAATCGATAACcgatggtggacgaaattatgatcactacaacttcgcacaactaaccagcaagtgtactgggtcgtccaagtaataaaccttacgcgagtaagggtcgatcccacagagattgttggtatgaagcaagctatggtcaccttgtaaatcttagtcaggcaaactcaaatggatatgggtgatatacgaataaaacataaagatagagatagagatacttatgtaattcattggttggaatttcagataagcgtatgaagatgcttgtcccttccgtctctctgctttcctactgtcttcatccaatccttcttactcctttccatggcaagcttaNNNNNNNNNNNNNNNNNNNNNNNNNNNNNNNNNNNNNNNNNNNNNNNNNNNNNNNNNNNNNNNNNNNNNNNNNNNNNNNNNNNNNNNNNNNNNNNNNNNNNNNNNNNNNNNNNNNNNNNNNNNNNNNNNNNNNNNNNNNNNNNNNNNNNNNNNNNNNNNNNNNNNNNNNNNNNNNNNNNNNNNNNNNNNNNNNNNNNNNNNNNNNNNNNNNNNNNNNNNNNNNNNNNNNNNNNNNNNNNNNNNNNNNNNNNNNNNNNNNNNNNNNNNNNNNNNNNNNNNNNNNNNNNNNNNNNNNNNNNNNNNNNNNNNNNNNNNNNNNNNNNNNNNNNNNNNNNNNNNNNNNNNNNNNNNNNNNNNNNNNNNNNNNNNNNNNNNNNNNNNNNNNNNNNNNNNNNNNNNNNNNNNNNNNNNNNNNNNNNNNNNNNNNNNNNNNNNNNNNNNNNNNNNNNNNNNNNNNNNNNNNNNNNNNNNNNNNNNNNNNNNNNNNNNNNNNNNNNNNNNNNNNNNNNNNNNNNNNNNNNNNNNNNNNNNNNNNNNNNNNNNNNNNNNNNNNNNNNNNNNNNNNNNNNNNNNNNNNNNNNNNNNNNNNNNNNNNNNNNNNNNNNNNNNNNNNNNNNNNNNNNNNNNNNNNNNNNNNNNNNNNNNNNNNNNNNNNNNNNNNNNNNNNNNNNNNNNNNNNNNNNNNNNNNNNNNNNNNNNNNNNNNNNNNNNNNNNNNNNNNNNNNNNNNNNNNNNNNNNNNNNNNNNNNNNNNNNNNNNNNNNNNNNNNNNNNNNNNNNNNNNNNNNNNNNNNNNNNNNNNNNNNNNNNNNNNNNNNNNNNNNNNNNNNNNNNNNNNNNNNNNNNNNNNNNNNNNNNNNNNNNNNNNNNNNNNNNNNNNNNNNNNNNNNNNNNNNNNNNNNNNNNNNNNNNNNNNNNNNNNNNNNNNNNNNNNNNNNNNNNNNNNNNNNNNNNNNNNNNNNNNNNNNNNNNNNNNNNNNNNNNNNNNNNNNNNNNNNNNNNNNNNNNNNNNNNNNNNNNNNNNNNNNNNNNNNNNNNNNNNNNNNNNNNNNNNNNNNNNNNNNNNNNNNNNNNNNNNNNNNNNNNNNNNNNNNNNNNNNNNNNNNNNNNNNNNNNNNNNNNNNNNNNNNNNNNNNNNNNNNNNNNNNNNNNNNNNNNNNNNNNNNNNNNNNNNNNNNNNNNNNNNNNNNNNNNNNNNNNNNNNNNNNNNNNNNNNNNNNNNNNNNNNNNNNNNNNNNNNNNNNNNNNNNNNNNNNNNNNNNNNNNNNNNNNNNNNNNNNNNNNNNNNNNNNNNNNNNNNNNNNNNNNNNNNNNNNNNNNNNNNNNNNNNNNNNNNNNNNNNNNNNNNNNNNNNNNNNNNNNNNNNNNNNNNNNNNNNNNNNNNNNNNNNNNNNNNNNNNNNNNNNNNNNNNNNNNNNNNNNNNNNNNNNNNNNNNNNNNNNNNNNNNNNNNNNNNNNNNNNNNNNNNNNNNNNNNNNNNNNNNNNNNNNNNNNNNNNNNNNNNNNNNNNNNNNNNNNNNNNNNNNNNNNNNNNNNNNNNNNNNNNNNNNNNNNNNNNNNNNNNNNNNNNNNNNNNNNNNNNNNNNNNNNNNNNNNNNNNNNNNNNNNNNNNNNNNNNNNNNNNNNNNNNNNNNNNNNNNNNNNNNNNNNNNNNNNNNNNNNNNNNNNNNNNNNNNNNNNNNNNNNNNNNNNNNNNNNNNNNNNNNNNNNNNNNNNNNNNNNNNNNNNNNNNNNNNNNNNNNNNNNNNNNNNNNNNNNNNNNNNNNNNNNNNNNNNNNNNNNNNNNNNNNNNNNNNNNNNNNNNNNNNNNNNNNNNNNNNNNNNNNNNNNNNNNNNNNNNNNNNNNNNNNNNNNNNNNNNNNNNNNNNNNNNNNNNNNNNNNNNNNNNNNNNNNNNNNNNNNNNNNNNNNNNNNNNNNNNNNNNNNNNNNNNNNNNNNNNNNNNNNNNNNNNNNNNNNNNNNNNNNNNNNNNNNNNNNNNNNNNNNNNNNNNNNNNNNNNNNNNNNNNNNNNNNNNNNNNNNNNNNNNNNNNNNNNNNNNNNNNNNNNNNNNNNNNNNNNNNNNNNNNNNNNNNNNNNNNNNNNNNNNNNNNNNNNNNNNNNNNNNNNNNNNNNNNNNNNNNNNNNNNNNNNNNNNNNNNNNNNNNNNNNNNNNNNNNNNNNNNNNNNNNNNNNNNNNNNNNNNNNNNNNNNNNNNNNNNNNNNNNNNNNNNNNNNNNNNNNNNNNNNNNNNNNNNNNNNNNNNNNNNNNNNNNNNNNNNNNNNNNNNNNNNNNNNNNNNNNNNNNNNNNNNNNNNNNNNNNNNNNNNNNNNNNNNNNNNNNNNNNNNNNNNNNNNNNNNNNNNNNNNNNNNNNNNNNNNNNNNNNNNNNNNNNNNNNNNNNNNNNNNNNNNNNNNNNNNNNNNNNNNNNNNNNNNNNNNNNNNNNNNNNNNNNNNNNNNNNNNNNNNNNNNNNNNNNNNNNNNNNNNNNNNNNNNNNNNNNNNNNNNNNNNNNNNNNNNNNNNNNNNNNNNNNNNNNNNNNNNNNNNNNNNNNNNNNNNNNNNNNNNNNNNNNNNNNNNNNNNNNNNNNNacctttgatcaaagttgacccttctagtgtaaggatgttcatctccttgcatcatgggcaagttgaatgccaaccttacatttttcggactaaaatccaagtattttccccgaaccatagtaagataattctttgaatccgggttcacactttggtcatggttcttggttatccatgcattggcatagaactcttgaaccattaagatttcgacttgttgaatggagttggtaagaatttcccaacctcttcttcggatctcatgtcggatctccggatattcactctttttgagtgaaaaagggacNNNNNNNNNNNNNNNNNNNNNNNNNNNNNNNNNNNNNNNNNNNNNNNNNNNNNNNNNNNNNNNNNNNNNNNNNNNNNNNNNNNNNNNNNNNNNNNNNNNNNNNNNNNNNNNNNNNNNNNNNNNNNNNNNNNNNNNNNNNNNNNNNNNNNNNNNNNNNNNNNNNNNNNNNNNNNNNNNNNNNNNNNNNNNNNNNNNNNNNNNNNNNNNNNNNNNNNNNNNNNNNNNNNNNNNNNNNNNNNNNNNNNNNNNNNNNNNNNNNNNNNNNNNNNNNNNNNNNNNNNNNNNNNNNNNNNNNNNNNNNNNNNNNNNNNNNNNNNNNNNNNNNNNNNNNNNNNNNNNNNNNNNNNNNNNNNNNNNNNNNNNNNggtggtgtttaggttgtgtgaaaatgaaggagtgaagatgggtttatataggagggggggttatggttcggtcatgtatgggtgggtttgggagggaaagtggtttgaatttgaagggtgaggtaggtggggttttatgaaggatggatgtgagtggtgaagagaaaaatgggatttgataggtgaagggtttttggggaagaggtgttgaggtgattggtgaatgggtgaagaagagagagagtggtgNNNNNNNNNNNNNNNNNNNNNNNNNNNNNNNNNNNNNNNNNNNNNNNNNNNNNNNNNNNNNNNNNNNNNNNNNNNNNNNNNNNNNNNNNNNNNNNNNNNNNNNNNNNNNNNNNNNNNNNNNNNNNNNNNNNNNNNNNNNNNNNNNNNNNNNNNNNNNNtggtgcccatttctggcgtttaacgccaagtatttgccctttactggcgtttaacgccagtctagtgcccctttctggcgttaaacgcccagaatggtgccagactgggcgttaaacgcccaacagctagccttactggcgtttaaacgccagtacgctctcctccagggtgtgctgtttttctttctgttttttcattctgcttttactttttttcattgattttgtgacttctcatgatcatcaacctacaaaaaatataaaataacaaagaaaaatatataaaatataacattggattgcctcccaacaagcgcttctttaatgtcaatagcttgacagagggctctcatggagcctcacagatgctcagagcaatgttggaacctcccaacaccaaacttagaggttggttgtggcctcccaacaccaaacttagagtttgactgtgggggctctgtttggctctgttNNNNNNNNNNNNNNNNNNNNNNNNNNNNNNNNNNNNNNNNNNNNNNNNNNNNNNNNNNNNNNNNNNNNNNNNNNNNNNNNNNNNNNNNNNNNNNNNNNNNNNNNNNNNNNNNNNNNNNNNNNNNNNNNNNNNNNNNNNNNNNNNNNNNNNNNNNNNNNNNNNNNNNNNNNNNNNNNNNNNNNNNNNNNNNNNNNNNNNNNNNNNNNNNNNNNNNNNNNNNNNNNNNNNNNNNNNNNNNNNNNNNNNNNNNNNNNNNNNNNNNNNNNNNNNNNNNNNNNNNNNNNNNNNNNNNNNNNNNNNNNNNNNNNNNNNNNNNNNNNNNNNNNNNNNNNNNNNNNNNNNNNNNNNNNNNNNNNNNNNNNNNNNNNNNNNNNNNNNNNNNNNNNNNNNNNNNNNNNNNNNNNNNNNNNNNNNNNNNNNNNNNNNNNNNNNNNNNNNNNNNNNNNNNNNNNNNNNNNNNNNNNNNNNNNNNNNNNNNNNNNNNNNNNNNNNNNNNNNNNNNNNNNNNNNNNNNNNNNNNNNNNNNNNNNNNNNNNNNNNNNNNNNNNNNNNNNNNNNNNNNNNNNNNNNNNNNNNNNNNNNNNNNNNNNNNNNNNNNNNNNNNNNNNNNNNNNNNNNNNNNNNNNNNNNNNNNNNNNNNNNNNNNNNNNNNNNNNNNNNNNNNNNNNNNNNNNNNNNNNNNNNNNNNNNNNNNNNNNNNNNNNNNNNNNNNNNNNNNNNNNNNNNNNNNNNNNNNNNNNNNNNNNNNNNNNNNNNNNNNNNNNNNNNNNNNNNNNNNNNNNNNNNNNNNNNNNNNNNNNNNNNNNNNNNNNNNNNNNNNNNNNNNNNNNNNNNNNNNNNNNNNNNNNNNNNNNNNNNNNNNNNNNNNNNNNNNNNNNNNNNNNNNNNNNNNNNNNNNNNNNNNNNNNNNNNNNNNNNNNNNNNNNNNNNNNN
The genomic region above belongs to Arachis duranensis cultivar V14167 chromosome 3, aradu.V14167.gnm2.J7QH, whole genome shotgun sequence and contains:
- the LOC107480113 gene encoding uncharacterized protein LOC107480113 (The sequence of the model RefSeq protein was modified relative to this genomic sequence to represent the inferred CDS: added 12 bases not found in genome assembly), with the protein product MNPRPQPSPPHDDDDNNEEVFIDESDILQEVSMDNEDLPDADDDQDLDPEHLDEADDSAHTFTGHTGELYSVACSPSDARLVATGGGDDTGFLWKIGDGVWASELKGHNDSVSSLAFSHNGQFLASGSLDGIVQVWDVFGNLKGTLEGPGGGIEWLRWHPRGHILLAGSEDSTVWMWNAERAAFLNMFAGHGASVTCGDFTPDGKIICTGSDDATLRVWNPKSGENIHVVRGHPYHTEGLTCLSISSSSTLVLTGSKDGSAHIVNISTGKVINSAPLHSDSIECVGFAPSDSWAAIGSLDKKLVIWDIEHSLSRATCNHEDGVTCLVWLDASYLATGCVDGKVRLWDSRSGECTNTFRGHEDAIQSLCVSADHNYLVSASMDGTARVFELGELQ